From Magnetofaba australis IT-1:
TGGGTCGCCACGCGGGTCAGCGCCAGGATCTTCTCTCCTGCGGGATGGGCCTCTTTGCCGTGGGAGAAGATGACATGCATGGCGCCGGGTCCCGATTACGTGGTGTGGGTTCTGGGGCGAAAATCGCTCCAGATCGGATGCGGTGTGTGGTACTGTTTCACTGTTTATTGGTCAATGATAGGAGCTTTTTTGAAACGCATGGAGCTTGAGTCCTTCCGGGCGGCCTGACGGCCCGGTCTGGACGCGATCCCACATTCCGACTGGTCCCTCCGGTCCGCCCGGCTCTGTTCGCCGGGCTTGGTGATTGAAGCCCGATCCCTCTTGTGCAAGACAGATCGAGGTTCAAGCGATGACGCATGCGCTTTTTTCGACTTCCCAAATGGGCTTTGGCCCCTTTTTTCAGCAACAACTCTCGCTGGATGAGTTCGACGCCGCCACGCCCGCGCGGGTGACCGCGCGCGATGGGTTGATTCTGCAACTCATCACGCCCAGCGGCTTTCAGCGCCTGACGCTGCCCGGCGGCTGGCGGGCGCTGCCCGTCGACGAGCAGCCGGTGGTGGGCGACTGGCTGCTGCTGGATGCGGCGGGCGTTGCGCAGCGACTGCTGGAACGCAGCAGCTTTCTGGCGCGCCGCGCCGCCGGTCATGGGCATCATCTGCAACCCATGGCGGCCAATCTCTCCACCCTGTTTATCGTCACCTCGTGCAATCAGGATTTTAACCCCTCGCGGCTGGAGCGCTATCTTACCCTGGCGCAGGAGGGCGGCGCAGCGCCGGTGATTGTGCTGACCAAGGCGGATCTGCTGGAGAATCCGGCGGATCTGCTGCGACAGGCGCAGCGGTTGGCCCCGGGGCTGATCGCGCTGGCGTTGGACGCCCGCCAAACCGAGGCGCGCACTCTGCTGGCGCCGTGGTTGGGGGAGGGTGAAACGGTGGCGTTTGTGGGCTCCTCCGGGGTGGGCAAATCCACCCTCATTAACACTCTGCGTGGCGAGGCGGCGCAGGCCACCGGGGCGATCCGTGAAGACGACGCCCATGGGCGACACACCACCACCAGTCGCCAATTGTTGCCGCTGGAGGGCGGCGCCTGGCTGCTGGATACGCCAGGCATGCGCGAGTTGCGGGTGGAGGCGTCCGACGCCGGATTGGAGGCGGTGTTTGCCGACGTCGCCGCGTTGGCGGAGCGGTGCCGCTTCCGCGATTGCGGGCATCAGCAGGACGACGGCTGTGCGGTGCGCGCGGCGGTGGATGATGGCGAGATCGATGTGCGGCGGCTGGAGAATTTTCTCAAGCTGCAGCGCGAGCAGGGGTATCTGCGCGAGTCGGCGCATGAGAGTCGCGACCGCCAGCGCAAATTCTCCAAAATGGTCAATTCCGCCAAAGTGACCAAGTTCGGCAGGAGGTAGGTGGGGCGTCGTGGCGCGCGGTGGGGGGATTCCCGTCGCCGCGCGCCAACGCATTCCCGTCTCGACTGAACGGCCAATGTCTGCGTGACGCAGGTTCGGCTCGCGCTGACTATTGGCCGCCGACTGGTCGGCGGCGGGGTCTGGGGCCTGCGGCCCCAGCGGGGCGTGGGGCGGCGCCCCACGGTGTGGCTTTTGATGTTTGGGAGCTCGAGGGCGAAGCCCTCGATATCTTATTGCTTTCCAATGTTCACTTCTGAATGCTAACGCCTATATGAGAACAGAACTGGAGAGACAATGCGCTATCAATTGCATATCGCTACGCAGGCGCGGGAAGAGCTGATCGACATCACCGCACAGGTGGCCGACTGCGTCAAACGCTGCGGGGTCAAAGATGGCTTGGTGAGCGTCTACGCCCAGGGCGCTACGGGGGCGATCATGATTCAGGAGAATTGGGATGATAGCGTGCAGCGGGATGTGGTCAATCTGCTGCGCCAGATGATCCCCCAAGGGGTGTGGCTGCATGACCAGCAGGATGGCAACGGCGACGCCCACCTGAAGGCGGGGCTGGTGGGTCCGTCGGAGACTATACCGCTGATTGACGGCGCGTTGGGGTTGTCGCGTTGGCAGAACATCTTCTTCTGTGAATTCGACGGACCACGGGCGCAGCGCCCCATTGTGTGCACGATTCTGGCGGATCGCTAAAACGCAGAGCGCGCGCGGGGCGAAGAGTTCGCCCCGCGCGCTATAGCGAGTCAAAACCAAAACTGCACAGAACGGCCAGTGTTTGCGTGATGGAGGTTCAGCTTGCGCTGACTATTGGCCGCCGACTAGTCGGCGGCGGGGTCTGGGGTCCGCGACCCCAGCGGGGTGTGGGGCGGCGCCCCACGGTGTGGTAGTTGGTCTTGGGAGCTTGAGGGCAAAGCCCTCGATATCTTTCATTCCCAATACGCAAACTGTCCGATTCTGATTTCAACTGACAATATTCTCCTTAGCCGGTCACCACCACCTGGCCGTCGCGCACTTCGGCGGGAACTTCGCGCAGGCTGGGCTTGCCTGCGGGGTCGGGGCCGACGCATTTGCCGGAGGCCAGATCAAACACCCAGTTGTGGATGCGGCACTCGACCTGCTCGCCATGGTCGATGCCTTTGCACAGGCTGGTGCGGGCGTGGGAGCAGTGGTTGTCATACACCTTCACGCTGGTCTCGTCAGGGCGATAGACGATGACGTCGCCGGTGGCGCGGGAGACGCACTGCATCTTCTTGATGGGGAAGTCGGTCAGCGCGCCCAGCACCGGGTCGGCGGCGGGGGCGGGCTCGGCGTCGGGAACTTCCGGCAGCAATTCCAGCTCATTCAACACCACAATGGCGTCCAGCACCTTGTTCAGACCGGCGGCGGGGAAGGCCATCAGCACGGCGTCGAGGATCTCCTCCTTGGTGGCCCCGGCTTTGAGCGCCTTGGGCGCATACTGACGCAGACCGCGCTCGGTGCCGACGCTGATCTTGGTGACGATCTGGATCAGGTGGCGGGTTTTGTCGTCGAGGGCCTGCACGCTGTGTTTGTAGAAGCCCAGCAGATTGGTGGCCGCCTCGGGGCGGGTCGCGGCCAGATAGCGCAAAGCTTTGGACATCGGATTCTGTCTCCATGAGGGGGACCGGCGCACGCGGCGCGCGCTGGCGCAAATTTTGGGTCACACGCATTGGTACGCTGTGTGGGGCGGGATTTCAAGGGGTGCTGACGCTCTCCGCTCCATGATCCAAATCCCGTGTCAAGCAATTTTTGGGAACTAATCGATTTTGTTCCTTGACAAAGTCAAGGTCAGACAACAGAATCCCGCTTCCAAATCCGACTGGCTTCTTATTCATAAGCCCGTTCGGACCACGCCAGGGATTCAGGCTGGGGAGACCATCGCGCAAGAGCCGGTTACGCGCCGCGCTCACACCGCATCCACAGGAGCCGCATCAGCCTAACCCCGTTGCATCGCCGCATGTGACTGACCCGCTGACGTCCTCCTCTTTCGGTCGCGCCCCCCAGAAAATTGATTGACGACATTGCGCCGTTTCCTGGCCAGTCGTCGTCGTCAGCCAAAATTGGAATAAGCCAGAGTTGGATTGAGAGATTTATGACGATTTCCCAACGCATCTCCGATGATCTGAAAACCGCCATGCGCGCCAAGGACAGCGCTCGCACCGGCGCCCTGCGCATGCTGCGCGCGGCGATCCTCAATGAGGAGAAGTCCGGCGGCAAAGCGATGACGGAAGCCGACGCCATTCGCGTGGTGCGCGCGCAGATCAAGCAGCGTCGCGACTCCGCAGAGGCGTTCCGCAACGCCGGCCGCGAAGAGTCCGCCGACAAGGAGCTGGGCGAGATCGCGGTGCTGGAAGAGTATCTGCCGCCAGCCCTCTCCGAAGAGCAGATGAGCGCCATCGTCGACGCCGCCATCGCCGCCGCCGGGGCAGCCTCCATCAAGGAGATGGGCAAGGTGATGGGCCAGCTCAAAGGCTCGGTGCCGGAAGGGGCCGATATGGGCGCCCTGTCGGCGCTGGTGAAAAAGCGTCTGGCGGGCGCGTAAGACACTGTGTCCCCCTCTTCGGGGGCGGATGGCGCGCGCCTGGCGGGAGTTGTTGCGCACACTATCCGGTTAAGAGGGGCATATGGCGCGATTCGATGACAACTTCCTGTTGGCCCTGCGCGAGC
This genomic window contains:
- the rsgA gene encoding ribosome small subunit-dependent GTPase A; the encoded protein is MTHALFSTSQMGFGPFFQQQLSLDEFDAATPARVTARDGLILQLITPSGFQRLTLPGGWRALPVDEQPVVGDWLLLDAAGVAQRLLERSSFLARRAAGHGHHLQPMAANLSTLFIVTSCNQDFNPSRLERYLTLAQEGGAAPVIVLTKADLLENPADLLRQAQRLAPGLIALALDARQTEARTLLAPWLGEGETVAFVGSSGVGKSTLINTLRGEAAQATGAIREDDAHGRHTTTSRQLLPLEGGAWLLDTPGMRELRVEASDAGLEAVFADVAALAERCRFRDCGHQQDDGCAVRAAVDDGEIDVRRLENFLKLQREQGYLRESAHESRDRQRKFSKMVNSAKVTKFGRR
- a CDS encoding secondary thiamine-phosphate synthase enzyme YjbQ, whose product is MRYQLHIATQAREELIDITAQVADCVKRCGVKDGLVSVYAQGATGAIMIQENWDDSVQRDVVNLLRQMIPQGVWLHDQQDGNGDAHLKAGLVGPSETIPLIDGALGLSRWQNIFFCEFDGPRAQRPIVCTILADR
- a CDS encoding Rieske 2Fe-2S domain-containing protein, with protein sequence MSKALRYLAATRPEAATNLLGFYKHSVQALDDKTRHLIQIVTKISVGTERGLRQYAPKALKAGATKEEILDAVLMAFPAAGLNKVLDAIVVLNELELLPEVPDAEPAPAADPVLGALTDFPIKKMQCVSRATGDVIVYRPDETSVKVYDNHCSHARTSLCKGIDHGEQVECRIHNWVFDLASGKCVGPDPAGKPSLREVPAEVRDGQVVVTG
- a CDS encoding GatB/YqeY domain-containing protein is translated as MTISQRISDDLKTAMRAKDSARTGALRMLRAAILNEEKSGGKAMTEADAIRVVRAQIKQRRDSAEAFRNAGREESADKELGEIAVLEEYLPPALSEEQMSAIVDAAIAAAGAASIKEMGKVMGQLKGSVPEGADMGALSALVKKRLAGA